One window from the genome of Helicoverpa zea isolate HzStark_Cry1AcR chromosome 6, ilHelZeax1.1, whole genome shotgun sequence encodes:
- the LOC124631163 gene encoding lymphokine-activated killer T-cell-originated protein kinase-like, whose product MTEFKTPIKNKALDVNDKITIPPSPFLNRLGYGTGVNVMQLVRSPRAGQIRSPWALKMLNKRVKPNRVYTDRLKAEADLLQRMSHPNIVGFRAFSKAKILYLGMEACDVSLGDMIEKRIEDDGEIFTPRQILKVASDISSALDYLHTKIQILHGDMKSYNILVNGDFVICKLCDFGVTLPLDENGVVDKVKAGKAVYFGTEAWSAPEVIHGGEISSKTDIWPLGLTLWEMMALMPPHTQTDDDSMEDSVQCLDDSVDSIGDYFSDRYGTRPLIPVNISEKQYVHPLALFYCCTETMPSMRPSAQHLSIAAKDMLEQCDQSMR is encoded by the exons atgaccgAGTTCAAGACGCCTATTAAAAACAAAGCTCTTGATGTGAACGACAAGATCACAATACCTCCGTCGCCGTTTTTAAACAGGCTTGGATATGGAACGG gTGTGAATGTGATGCAGCTCGTGAGATCGCCACGTGCGGGACAAATTCGTTCGCCATGGGCTCTTAAAATGCTGAATAAACGCGTCAAACCGAATCGAGTGTACACAGACCGTTTGAAGGCAGAAGCTGATCTTTTGCAGCGAATGTCCCACCCGAACATCGTCGGGTTCCGTGCGTTTAGCAAGGCCAAGATCCTGTACCTAGGAATGGAGGCTTGTGACGTGTCTCTGGGCGATATGATTGAGAAAAGAATAGAGGATGATGGTGAAATATTCACTCCGAgacaaatattaaaa GTTGCATCAGACATATCCAGTGCTCTGGACTACCTTCACACCAAGATCCAGATCCTGCACGGAGACATGAAGTCTTACAACATCCTGGTGAACGGAGACTTTGTGATCTGCAAGCTGTGTGACTTTGGAGTCACTCTGCCACTTGATGAGAATGGAGTGGTTGATAAGGTGAAAGCAGGGAAGGCTGTATACTTCG GTACGGAAGCTTGGAGTGCCCCAGAAGTGATCCATGGAGGAGAGATATCCAGCAAGACTGACATATGGCCGCTCGGCCTGACGCTGTGGGAGATGATGGCACTCATGCCTCCTCACACGCAGACAGATGATGACTCCATGGAGGACAGTGTGCAATGTCTTGATGATTCTGTTGATAGCATCGGTGATTACTTCTCCGATAGATATG GCACCAGACCACTCATACCTGTAAATATATCAGAGAAGCAGTATGTGCATCCGCTAGCTCTATTCTACTGCTGCACAGAAACCATGCCTTCCATGAGGCCCTCAGCCCAGCACCTGTCCATCGCAGCCAAAGATATGTTGGAACAGTGTGACCAGTCTATGAGATAA